The Athalia rosae chromosome 7, iyAthRosa1.1, whole genome shotgun sequence genome window below encodes:
- the LOC105687921 gene encoding homeotic protein spalt-major isoform X2 → MSARRKQARPSRAQLEEELLVRGPPQNAEARPLVNNREQIQEGINDSGSDGEESGGGGVGGGGIGDEAVDLTSARSHHGDDEDRDERVQGEDLPMEEDYDDGVEADNIDENDEDEEEEGTRKQIRHRQDAENNNSFVDGGGPPSTGVFPPAGASHVTLEALQNTKVAVAQFAATALAGGADSEAALQDLALLQSTLYTLQHQQVFQLQLISQLQQQLSITHNQTPSNPNGTAVVAAAASAATQCGNDAANVVQTEMSKEGSTSPSVHPKPLSALTSPPPSRPPSHHRQTTSPCPSTPVSISQDNISVPPTSNSPIGLPIPASAPGMNVGGNTIHGVNVTGNGSQSQTNAASQHVNGSNNSHMSLSHQMPSLCSISSSLASTIITNTDPPPLHEPNTLEMLQKRAQEVLDNASQGLLANNLADELAFRSGKGSRLSPYDSKSGGGRGEPFFKHRCRYCGKVFGSDSALQIHIRSHTGERPFKCNVCGSRFTTKGNLKVHFQRHTAKFPHVKMNPNPIPEHLDKYHPPLLQQLAATGQRPLNSPPPPAGPHHPPFHPAAAHGFLPPQPPLPLTLALPGMPPLYRTPVPVNHCRDEQDVPENLSKPLGAAISTPSPRSPVTHSNSHHSFHDQPTPPHAAPSLQKQHQQRQGSPTIHEQTLRLNDTARSPTTRDRSPSESYRPARPSSRDETGSGDRVTPKREPEEAEETAEEEIDDYEETRRYLCASPQSSANPTNLRNQAYEDCSMDSKMSGRLEGDGDMEGDEEMEEQPENLSSRGASGRHPQQSMGYPGASPASSSASSGSLQTSFAGILFPTGPPSHHQLTHHQSSVQGPPTPTGPSGEMMVDPARDPAIYSSLLPRPGSNDNSWESLIEITKTSETSKLQQLVDNIEHKLTDPNQCVICHRVLSCKSALQMHYRTHTGERPFKCKICGRAFTTKGNLKTHMGVHRAKPPLRVLHQCPVCHKKFTNALVLQQHIRLHTGEPTDLSPEQIQAAEVNEFPPGYPHHPLASFLPQGFPSLHPAAGAGFALGFPTARQQHVADRTDNHLDGKELRHHLHHHHHHHHLQQQQQQQQQQQQQDRYLDDQGDDMDDQDDDDDIRDDDDRCDDVRERQSADGEDIDDIQEEIDRRSLRHSSIPLFSTSLAALENQVRTITTTCASTTTPLTIPRINVAASPPITPHHYNGNDKTISPPCGMSGPATGSNVIGGGVGAPLDLTPRASSTPADTSTSTPSATPPPSSQQQIGPISHHPPPPPHPFGMFAGILQAVSSPPSTSSSMGSVAGVNSIPSTISNNAPGNGNGGSSGSGSSGPLASLTTSAVLAATSTYNPLGLAVGGPAVRGNTTCNICYKTFACNSALEIHYRSHTKERPFKCTVCDRGFSTKNNGSWEEVCSCSSANQRNPFLTNITTTNMTNTTTTTTTTTSTTNTNLLTNPQYNHHHHLQPPRPRSPIGNQERSKRRRRRPEERKNRGRSGSGGGRHLTFAPVRLPPLLPPALGLLTSDHVFLGNMKQHMLTHKIRDMPPHLFSDGKQPGQQQQQQQQQQQQQQLQQELETSRSPMCSDDSSLPPPPAPPPPPPPPMPPLAMESAVPVKRSPPEGDLPAPKRPPSMPSKHLCQVCNKNFSSSSALQIHMRTHTGDKPFRCTVCQKAFTTKGNLKVHMGTHMWTNGASRRGRRMSLDLPPLPITPKDSEFLQRRPDLFYPYLPAPFLNGVQQKLNEISVIQSSNGLPPHPGGANKYAGLFGSVYGAGFPLEKQPMAPSNGPLGDGKSSLPTGSMLFRTPSPSHSPGTPSSNTGNQNSASVPAWGTGGIGGGNGSGDTLQRHFERDAPSRSDDDSTPSAARLPPPPPPRGEGLAA, encoded by the exons AAGAGGGGATCAACGATTCCGGATCCGATGGAGAGGAAAGCGGCGGGGGCGGTGTGGGTGGGGGTGGGATCGGTGATGAGGCTGTGGACCTCACATCGGCACGCTCTCACCACGGGGATGATGAGGATAGAGACGAGAGGGTTCAGGGTGAGGACCTTCCGATGGAGGAGGACTACGACGACGGAGTCGAAGCCGATAacattgacgaaaatgacgaggacgaggaggaagagggTACGCGCAAACAGATTCGACATCGGCAGGACGCTGAGAACAATAACAGCTTCGTCGATGGGGGCGGACCGCCGTCGACGGGGGTGTTTCCCCCCGCTGGTGCGAGTCACGTTACCCTCGAAGCGCTCCAGAACACGAAAGTTGCCGTGGCGCAATTCGCGGCAACGGCCCTCGCGGGCGGAGCCGACAGCGAAGCGGCTCTTCAGGACTTAGCGCTGCTACAAAGCACATTGTACACCCTTCAACATCAGCAGGTGTTCCAACTCCAACTGATAAGCCAATTGCAACAGCAGCTCTCGATAACCCACAACCAAACGCCGAGCAACCCGAACGGTACCGCGgtcgtcgccgccgccgcgtccGCCGCGACGCAGTGCGGAAACGACGCCGCGAACGTTGTTCAAACGGAAATGAGCAAGGAGGGATCGACGTCGCCGAGCGTTCATCCGAAACCCCTTTCCGCCCTGACGTCACCACCTCCTTCCAGACCCCCGAGTCATCACCGGCAGACCACGTCACCCTGCCCGTCAACGCCCGTCAGCATCTCCCAGGACAACATCTCGGTGCCGCCGACGAGCAATTCGCCGATCGGTCTGCCGATACCCGCGTCTGCGCCGGGTATGAACGTCGGCGGTAACACGATCCACGGCGTAAACGTCACCGGGAACGGATCGCAGAGTCAAACGAACGCCGCGAGCCAGCACGTCAACGGCAGCAACAACAGCCACATGTCGTTATCGCATCAAATGCCGTCGCTTTGCTCTATCAGTTCCTCGCTCGCCTCAACCATCATCACCAACACCGACCCCCCGCCGCTTCACGAACCGAACACCCTCGAAATGCTACAGAAAAGAGCGCAGGAAGTACTGGACAACGCGAGCCAGGGCCTTCTGGCCAACAACCTCGCCGACGAGCTCGCGTTCAGGAGCGGAAAGGGATCGAGACTATCTCCTTACGATTCTAAATCGGGGGGCGGTAGGGGCGAGCCGTTCTTCAAGCACCGATGTCGATACTGCGGCAAGGTCTTTGGCAGCGACTCGGCACTCCAGATACACATCCGATCACACACAGGTGAGCGACCCTTTAAATGCAACGTCTGCGGAAGCCGATTCACCACCAAAGGAAACCTCAAGGTTCACTTCCAGAGGCACACGGCCAAGTTTCCCCACGTTAAAATGAACCCGAACCCAATACCCGAGCACCTCGACAAGTACCATCCGCCCTTGCTCCAACAATTGGCCGCCACCGGTCAGCGACCGTTGAACTCCCCTCCGCCGCCCGCGGGACCCCATCACCCCCCATTTCATCCAGCTGCCGCGCACGGATTCCTTCCGCCCCAACCGCCCCTACCTCTGACCCTCGCCCTACCCGGTATGCCGCCCCTTTACCGAACCCCGGTCCCGGTCAACCACTGCAGGGACGAGCAGGACGTACCGGAGAATCTGAGCAAGCCCCTCGGCGCTGCGATATCAACCCCGTCCCCAAGGTCACCCGTAACTCACTCGAACTCGCATCATTCCTTTCACGATCAACCGACACCGCCGCACGCGGCGCCCTCGCTCCAGAAACAACATCAACAGCGTCAGGGTAGTCCGACGATCCACGAGCAAACGCTGAGACTCAACGATACGGCGAGGTCACCGACGACGCGGGATCGATCGCCCTCTGAATCCTACCGGCCGGCGAGGCCGTCCAGTAGAGATGAGACCGGCTCGGGCGATCGCGTAACTCCCAAAAGGGAACCGGAAGAGGCCGAGGAGACCGCCGAGGAGGAGATCGACGATTACGAAGAGACGAGACGTTACCTGTGCGCCTCGCCGCAGTCATCCGCCAATCCGACGAACCTCCGCAATCAGGCTTACGAGGACTGTAGCATGGACAGTAAGATGAGCGGTAGATTGGAGGGTGACGGCGACATGGAGGGCGACGAGGAGATGGAGGAACAACCGGAGAATTTGTCGAGCAGAGGGGCGAGCGGACGTCATCCCCAGCAGTCGATGGGATACCCGGGCGCTTCGCCGGCCAGCAGTAGCGCCAGTAGCGGAAGTCTCCAGACGTCGTTCGCCGGGATTTTATTCCCCACCGGACCCCCGTCCCACCACCAATTAACCCATCATCAGTCATCGGTGCAGGGTCCTCCGACTCCGACCGGACCGTCAGGTGAGATGATGGTGGACCCCGCGAGGGACCCGGCGATATATTCGAGCCTATTGCCTAGGCCGGGAAGTAACGACAACTCGTGGGAGAGTCTGATAGAAATAACGAAGACCTCCGAGACGTCGAAACTTCAGCAATTGGTCGATAATATCGAGCACAAACTGACGGATCCCAATCAATGCGTTATCTGTCACAGGGTTTTATCGTGTAAGAGCGCCCTTCAAATGCATTACAGAACGCACACGGGCGAACGACCGTTCAAGTGTAAGATATGCGGTAGGGCGTTCACGACTAAAGGTAATTTAAAGACGCACATGGGCGTACATAGGGCGAAACCGCCGTTAAGGGTGCTTCACCAGTGTCCGGTTTGTCATAAGAAATTTACGAACGCTCTCGTACTTCAGCAGCACATCAGACTTCACACCGGTGAACCGACCGATCTTAGTCCCGAGCAGATTCAAGCGGCTGAAGTTAACGAATTTCCACCAGGTTACCCTCACCACCCGTTGGCCTCGTTCCTACCCCAGGGTTTTCCCTCCCTCCATCCCGCGGCGGGGGCAGGTTTCGCTTTGGGCTTTCCAACGGCGAGGCAACAGCACGTCGCGGACCGTACCGACAATCACCTGGACGGCAAAGAGTTGAGACACcacctccaccaccaccatcaccaccatcatctccaacaacaacaacaacaacagcaacagcaacagcaacaagaCAGATACCTCGACGATCAGGGGGACGACATGGATGAtcaggacgacgacgacgacataaGGGACGATGATGATCGTTGCGACGACGTTCGAGAGAGACAGAGTGCCGACGGCGAGGACATTGACGACATTCAGGAGGAGATCGATCGTAGGTCGTTGAGACATTCTTCGATACCGTTGTTCTCCACCTCGTTGGCGGCCCTCGAGAACCAAGTCAGAACCATAACGACGACGTGCGCTAGTACGACGACCCCTCTGACCATTCCGCGAATAAATGTCGCCGCCTCGCCGCCGATAACGCCTCACCATTACAACGGAAACGACAAAACGATCAGTCCGCCGTGCGGTATGAGCGGACCAGCTACCGGAAGTAATGTCATCGGTGGCGGCGTCGGTGCACCTCTGGATTTAACGCCGAGGGCGTCATCGACACCGGCTGACACATCGACCTCGACACCCTCGGCCACACCTCCGCCTTCGTCGCAACAACAGATCGGTCCGATTTCTCATCATCCCCCACCGCCCCCTCATCCCTTCGGGATGTTCGCCGGAATTTTACAGGCAGTCTCATCCCCGCCGTCGACCAGTAGTTCGATGGGTAGTGTCGCAGGTGTGAACAGTATACCGTCGACGATAAGTAACAACGCTCCCGGTAACGGAAACGGCGGTAGCAGCGGTTCCGGTAGCAGCGGTCCGTTGGCTTCTTTAACAACATCCGCAGTCCTAGCTGCAACATCCACCTACAACCCGCTCGGCCTAGCTGTCGGAGGGCCAGCAG TACGTGGAAATACAACCTGCAATATCTGCTACAAGACATTCGCCTGTAATTCGGCTCTGGAAATCCACTATAGAAGCCATACCAAGGAAAGACCATTCAAATGCACAGTCTGCGATCGAGGATTTTCGACAAAG aacaaCGGTTCGTGGGAAGAAGTCTGCTCCTGCAGCAGCGCGAATCAAAGGAACCCTTTTCTGACCAACATCACAACCACGAATATGACCAataccactactactaccacgACAACCACGTCAACCACAAATACAAACCTTCTCACAAACCCCCAATACAACCATCACCATCACCTTCAACCACCAAGACCACGGTCACCTATCGGCAATCAAGAGAGGTCCAAACGTAGGCGGCGGAGGCCTGAGGAACGGAAGAACCGGGGGCGGTCTGGGTCCGGAGGGGGGCGGCATCTGACATTTGCTCCCGTTCGCCTGCCCCCGCTACTGCCCCCCGCCCTCGGGCTTCTCACCTCGGACCACGTCTTCCTG GGTAACATGAAGCAGCACATGTTGACACATAAGATACGTGACATGCCACCGCATCTGTTCAGCGACGGTAAGCAACCGGgtcaacagcaacagcaacagcaacaacaacaacaacaacaacaattacaGCAAGAACTGGAGACGTCGAGGAGTCCGATGTGCTCCGATGATTCCAGTCTACCTCCACCGCCAgcaccacctccacctccacccccgccGATGCCACCCCTCGCTATGGAATCTGCTGTTCCGGTGAAAAGGTCACCACCCGAGGGAGACCTTCCGGCACCGAAAAGGCCACCTA GCATGCCCAGCAAGCATTTGTGCCAAGTTTGCAATAAGAACTTCTCATCGTCATCGGCACTTCAGATACACATGAGAACACATACGGGAGATAAACCGTTCAGATGTACAGTTTGTCAAAAAGCATTTACAACAAAAGGAAACCTCAAG GTTCACATGGGGACTCATATGTGGACGAATGGAGCGTCACGCCGAGGTCGTCGAATGTCTCTGGACCTTCCACCGCTACCGATAACTCCAAAGGATTCAGAATTTCTTCAGAGAAGACCAGATCTCTTTTATCCCTACCTACCCGCACCGTTCCTTAACGGTGTTCAGCAAAAG TTGAACGAG
- the LOC105687921 gene encoding homeotic protein spalt-major isoform X1 codes for MQLMRWSITRRLARRGDKQRSREASLSAEFCSDHPANSTTDFTEEGINDSGSDGEESGGGGVGGGGIGDEAVDLTSARSHHGDDEDRDERVQGEDLPMEEDYDDGVEADNIDENDEDEEEEGTRKQIRHRQDAENNNSFVDGGGPPSTGVFPPAGASHVTLEALQNTKVAVAQFAATALAGGADSEAALQDLALLQSTLYTLQHQQVFQLQLISQLQQQLSITHNQTPSNPNGTAVVAAAASAATQCGNDAANVVQTEMSKEGSTSPSVHPKPLSALTSPPPSRPPSHHRQTTSPCPSTPVSISQDNISVPPTSNSPIGLPIPASAPGMNVGGNTIHGVNVTGNGSQSQTNAASQHVNGSNNSHMSLSHQMPSLCSISSSLASTIITNTDPPPLHEPNTLEMLQKRAQEVLDNASQGLLANNLADELAFRSGKGSRLSPYDSKSGGGRGEPFFKHRCRYCGKVFGSDSALQIHIRSHTGERPFKCNVCGSRFTTKGNLKVHFQRHTAKFPHVKMNPNPIPEHLDKYHPPLLQQLAATGQRPLNSPPPPAGPHHPPFHPAAAHGFLPPQPPLPLTLALPGMPPLYRTPVPVNHCRDEQDVPENLSKPLGAAISTPSPRSPVTHSNSHHSFHDQPTPPHAAPSLQKQHQQRQGSPTIHEQTLRLNDTARSPTTRDRSPSESYRPARPSSRDETGSGDRVTPKREPEEAEETAEEEIDDYEETRRYLCASPQSSANPTNLRNQAYEDCSMDSKMSGRLEGDGDMEGDEEMEEQPENLSSRGASGRHPQQSMGYPGASPASSSASSGSLQTSFAGILFPTGPPSHHQLTHHQSSVQGPPTPTGPSGEMMVDPARDPAIYSSLLPRPGSNDNSWESLIEITKTSETSKLQQLVDNIEHKLTDPNQCVICHRVLSCKSALQMHYRTHTGERPFKCKICGRAFTTKGNLKTHMGVHRAKPPLRVLHQCPVCHKKFTNALVLQQHIRLHTGEPTDLSPEQIQAAEVNEFPPGYPHHPLASFLPQGFPSLHPAAGAGFALGFPTARQQHVADRTDNHLDGKELRHHLHHHHHHHHLQQQQQQQQQQQQQDRYLDDQGDDMDDQDDDDDIRDDDDRCDDVRERQSADGEDIDDIQEEIDRRSLRHSSIPLFSTSLAALENQVRTITTTCASTTTPLTIPRINVAASPPITPHHYNGNDKTISPPCGMSGPATGSNVIGGGVGAPLDLTPRASSTPADTSTSTPSATPPPSSQQQIGPISHHPPPPPHPFGMFAGILQAVSSPPSTSSSMGSVAGVNSIPSTISNNAPGNGNGGSSGSGSSGPLASLTTSAVLAATSTYNPLGLAVGGPAVRGNTTCNICYKTFACNSALEIHYRSHTKERPFKCTVCDRGFSTKNNGSWEEVCSCSSANQRNPFLTNITTTNMTNTTTTTTTTTSTTNTNLLTNPQYNHHHHLQPPRPRSPIGNQERSKRRRRRPEERKNRGRSGSGGGRHLTFAPVRLPPLLPPALGLLTSDHVFLGNMKQHMLTHKIRDMPPHLFSDGKQPGQQQQQQQQQQQQQQLQQELETSRSPMCSDDSSLPPPPAPPPPPPPPMPPLAMESAVPVKRSPPEGDLPAPKRPPSMPSKHLCQVCNKNFSSSSALQIHMRTHTGDKPFRCTVCQKAFTTKGNLKVHMGTHMWTNGASRRGRRMSLDLPPLPITPKDSEFLQRRPDLFYPYLPAPFLNGVQQKLNEISVIQSSNGLPPHPGGANKYAGLFGSVYGAGFPLEKQPMAPSNGPLGDGKSSLPTGSMLFRTPSPSHSPGTPSSNTGNQNSASVPAWGTGGIGGGNGSGDTLQRHFERDAPSRSDDDSTPSAARLPPPPPPRGEGLAA; via the exons AAGAGGGGATCAACGATTCCGGATCCGATGGAGAGGAAAGCGGCGGGGGCGGTGTGGGTGGGGGTGGGATCGGTGATGAGGCTGTGGACCTCACATCGGCACGCTCTCACCACGGGGATGATGAGGATAGAGACGAGAGGGTTCAGGGTGAGGACCTTCCGATGGAGGAGGACTACGACGACGGAGTCGAAGCCGATAacattgacgaaaatgacgaggacgaggaggaagagggTACGCGCAAACAGATTCGACATCGGCAGGACGCTGAGAACAATAACAGCTTCGTCGATGGGGGCGGACCGCCGTCGACGGGGGTGTTTCCCCCCGCTGGTGCGAGTCACGTTACCCTCGAAGCGCTCCAGAACACGAAAGTTGCCGTGGCGCAATTCGCGGCAACGGCCCTCGCGGGCGGAGCCGACAGCGAAGCGGCTCTTCAGGACTTAGCGCTGCTACAAAGCACATTGTACACCCTTCAACATCAGCAGGTGTTCCAACTCCAACTGATAAGCCAATTGCAACAGCAGCTCTCGATAACCCACAACCAAACGCCGAGCAACCCGAACGGTACCGCGgtcgtcgccgccgccgcgtccGCCGCGACGCAGTGCGGAAACGACGCCGCGAACGTTGTTCAAACGGAAATGAGCAAGGAGGGATCGACGTCGCCGAGCGTTCATCCGAAACCCCTTTCCGCCCTGACGTCACCACCTCCTTCCAGACCCCCGAGTCATCACCGGCAGACCACGTCACCCTGCCCGTCAACGCCCGTCAGCATCTCCCAGGACAACATCTCGGTGCCGCCGACGAGCAATTCGCCGATCGGTCTGCCGATACCCGCGTCTGCGCCGGGTATGAACGTCGGCGGTAACACGATCCACGGCGTAAACGTCACCGGGAACGGATCGCAGAGTCAAACGAACGCCGCGAGCCAGCACGTCAACGGCAGCAACAACAGCCACATGTCGTTATCGCATCAAATGCCGTCGCTTTGCTCTATCAGTTCCTCGCTCGCCTCAACCATCATCACCAACACCGACCCCCCGCCGCTTCACGAACCGAACACCCTCGAAATGCTACAGAAAAGAGCGCAGGAAGTACTGGACAACGCGAGCCAGGGCCTTCTGGCCAACAACCTCGCCGACGAGCTCGCGTTCAGGAGCGGAAAGGGATCGAGACTATCTCCTTACGATTCTAAATCGGGGGGCGGTAGGGGCGAGCCGTTCTTCAAGCACCGATGTCGATACTGCGGCAAGGTCTTTGGCAGCGACTCGGCACTCCAGATACACATCCGATCACACACAGGTGAGCGACCCTTTAAATGCAACGTCTGCGGAAGCCGATTCACCACCAAAGGAAACCTCAAGGTTCACTTCCAGAGGCACACGGCCAAGTTTCCCCACGTTAAAATGAACCCGAACCCAATACCCGAGCACCTCGACAAGTACCATCCGCCCTTGCTCCAACAATTGGCCGCCACCGGTCAGCGACCGTTGAACTCCCCTCCGCCGCCCGCGGGACCCCATCACCCCCCATTTCATCCAGCTGCCGCGCACGGATTCCTTCCGCCCCAACCGCCCCTACCTCTGACCCTCGCCCTACCCGGTATGCCGCCCCTTTACCGAACCCCGGTCCCGGTCAACCACTGCAGGGACGAGCAGGACGTACCGGAGAATCTGAGCAAGCCCCTCGGCGCTGCGATATCAACCCCGTCCCCAAGGTCACCCGTAACTCACTCGAACTCGCATCATTCCTTTCACGATCAACCGACACCGCCGCACGCGGCGCCCTCGCTCCAGAAACAACATCAACAGCGTCAGGGTAGTCCGACGATCCACGAGCAAACGCTGAGACTCAACGATACGGCGAGGTCACCGACGACGCGGGATCGATCGCCCTCTGAATCCTACCGGCCGGCGAGGCCGTCCAGTAGAGATGAGACCGGCTCGGGCGATCGCGTAACTCCCAAAAGGGAACCGGAAGAGGCCGAGGAGACCGCCGAGGAGGAGATCGACGATTACGAAGAGACGAGACGTTACCTGTGCGCCTCGCCGCAGTCATCCGCCAATCCGACGAACCTCCGCAATCAGGCTTACGAGGACTGTAGCATGGACAGTAAGATGAGCGGTAGATTGGAGGGTGACGGCGACATGGAGGGCGACGAGGAGATGGAGGAACAACCGGAGAATTTGTCGAGCAGAGGGGCGAGCGGACGTCATCCCCAGCAGTCGATGGGATACCCGGGCGCTTCGCCGGCCAGCAGTAGCGCCAGTAGCGGAAGTCTCCAGACGTCGTTCGCCGGGATTTTATTCCCCACCGGACCCCCGTCCCACCACCAATTAACCCATCATCAGTCATCGGTGCAGGGTCCTCCGACTCCGACCGGACCGTCAGGTGAGATGATGGTGGACCCCGCGAGGGACCCGGCGATATATTCGAGCCTATTGCCTAGGCCGGGAAGTAACGACAACTCGTGGGAGAGTCTGATAGAAATAACGAAGACCTCCGAGACGTCGAAACTTCAGCAATTGGTCGATAATATCGAGCACAAACTGACGGATCCCAATCAATGCGTTATCTGTCACAGGGTTTTATCGTGTAAGAGCGCCCTTCAAATGCATTACAGAACGCACACGGGCGAACGACCGTTCAAGTGTAAGATATGCGGTAGGGCGTTCACGACTAAAGGTAATTTAAAGACGCACATGGGCGTACATAGGGCGAAACCGCCGTTAAGGGTGCTTCACCAGTGTCCGGTTTGTCATAAGAAATTTACGAACGCTCTCGTACTTCAGCAGCACATCAGACTTCACACCGGTGAACCGACCGATCTTAGTCCCGAGCAGATTCAAGCGGCTGAAGTTAACGAATTTCCACCAGGTTACCCTCACCACCCGTTGGCCTCGTTCCTACCCCAGGGTTTTCCCTCCCTCCATCCCGCGGCGGGGGCAGGTTTCGCTTTGGGCTTTCCAACGGCGAGGCAACAGCACGTCGCGGACCGTACCGACAATCACCTGGACGGCAAAGAGTTGAGACACcacctccaccaccaccatcaccaccatcatctccaacaacaacaacaacaacagcaacagcaacagcaacaagaCAGATACCTCGACGATCAGGGGGACGACATGGATGAtcaggacgacgacgacgacataaGGGACGATGATGATCGTTGCGACGACGTTCGAGAGAGACAGAGTGCCGACGGCGAGGACATTGACGACATTCAGGAGGAGATCGATCGTAGGTCGTTGAGACATTCTTCGATACCGTTGTTCTCCACCTCGTTGGCGGCCCTCGAGAACCAAGTCAGAACCATAACGACGACGTGCGCTAGTACGACGACCCCTCTGACCATTCCGCGAATAAATGTCGCCGCCTCGCCGCCGATAACGCCTCACCATTACAACGGAAACGACAAAACGATCAGTCCGCCGTGCGGTATGAGCGGACCAGCTACCGGAAGTAATGTCATCGGTGGCGGCGTCGGTGCACCTCTGGATTTAACGCCGAGGGCGTCATCGACACCGGCTGACACATCGACCTCGACACCCTCGGCCACACCTCCGCCTTCGTCGCAACAACAGATCGGTCCGATTTCTCATCATCCCCCACCGCCCCCTCATCCCTTCGGGATGTTCGCCGGAATTTTACAGGCAGTCTCATCCCCGCCGTCGACCAGTAGTTCGATGGGTAGTGTCGCAGGTGTGAACAGTATACCGTCGACGATAAGTAACAACGCTCCCGGTAACGGAAACGGCGGTAGCAGCGGTTCCGGTAGCAGCGGTCCGTTGGCTTCTTTAACAACATCCGCAGTCCTAGCTGCAACATCCACCTACAACCCGCTCGGCCTAGCTGTCGGAGGGCCAGCAG TACGTGGAAATACAACCTGCAATATCTGCTACAAGACATTCGCCTGTAATTCGGCTCTGGAAATCCACTATAGAAGCCATACCAAGGAAAGACCATTCAAATGCACAGTCTGCGATCGAGGATTTTCGACAAAG aacaaCGGTTCGTGGGAAGAAGTCTGCTCCTGCAGCAGCGCGAATCAAAGGAACCCTTTTCTGACCAACATCACAACCACGAATATGACCAataccactactactaccacgACAACCACGTCAACCACAAATACAAACCTTCTCACAAACCCCCAATACAACCATCACCATCACCTTCAACCACCAAGACCACGGTCACCTATCGGCAATCAAGAGAGGTCCAAACGTAGGCGGCGGAGGCCTGAGGAACGGAAGAACCGGGGGCGGTCTGGGTCCGGAGGGGGGCGGCATCTGACATTTGCTCCCGTTCGCCTGCCCCCGCTACTGCCCCCCGCCCTCGGGCTTCTCACCTCGGACCACGTCTTCCTG GGTAACATGAAGCAGCACATGTTGACACATAAGATACGTGACATGCCACCGCATCTGTTCAGCGACGGTAAGCAACCGGgtcaacagcaacagcaacagcaacaacaacaacaacaacaacaattacaGCAAGAACTGGAGACGTCGAGGAGTCCGATGTGCTCCGATGATTCCAGTCTACCTCCACCGCCAgcaccacctccacctccacccccgccGATGCCACCCCTCGCTATGGAATCTGCTGTTCCGGTGAAAAGGTCACCACCCGAGGGAGACCTTCCGGCACCGAAAAGGCCACCTA GCATGCCCAGCAAGCATTTGTGCCAAGTTTGCAATAAGAACTTCTCATCGTCATCGGCACTTCAGATACACATGAGAACACATACGGGAGATAAACCGTTCAGATGTACAGTTTGTCAAAAAGCATTTACAACAAAAGGAAACCTCAAG GTTCACATGGGGACTCATATGTGGACGAATGGAGCGTCACGCCGAGGTCGTCGAATGTCTCTGGACCTTCCACCGCTACCGATAACTCCAAAGGATTCAGAATTTCTTCAGAGAAGACCAGATCTCTTTTATCCCTACCTACCCGCACCGTTCCTTAACGGTGTTCAGCAAAAG TTGAACGAG